Proteins encoded by one window of Streptomyces sp. NBC_01571:
- a CDS encoding M1 family metallopeptidase translates to MSAPLTPCPPEADPRGRPRRDLRSRRTVVALTLTGAVGITGAVALAGALPSGDHRASARPGTHAPGPSPAPPASPAPLPSPGAPGIGDPLLPLDGNGGYTVRRYTLDFDWAAPRTPFGASTTVDATATQALSRFDLDFAGNTLRRVTVDGAPARAVRDGDELVITPARPIAPGGTFTVRVDYTADPTRQRHRSDAIADYGWVPTPDGTVLYPQPDGAKMIFPVDDHPSLRAPVTFHITTPPDLGAVANGRLVERVRRPDGRIRWTYDSEHPVAAQLVQVAIGKFTFVESTGPHGLPVRDVVPDGLVTGTKAYRSLTSEHLTWLERRLGPYPFRRYGVLVGDTDLPVALETQSLSVVPRADLLGDRVDAERNLVHELAHQWTGDSVAIRRWSDLWLSEGHARFYERLYSGDHGGDSFESAMRTAYERHDQWRHDDGAPAEPDGDAHLFKQMRYDGSALVLYALREKVGEEAFGRIERAWVTTYQGRVAGTHDFVALASGIAGRDLSAFLTPWLYGTHTPPMPGHPDWHPDPVQG, encoded by the coding sequence GTGAGCGCGCCGCTCACGCCATGCCCGCCAGAAGCGGATCCGCGGGGACGCCCCCGCCGGGACCTCCGCTCCCGCCGTACGGTCGTCGCGCTCACCCTCACCGGTGCCGTCGGCATCACCGGCGCGGTCGCCCTCGCCGGCGCCCTCCCCTCCGGGGACCACCGCGCCTCCGCCCGCCCCGGCACCCACGCCCCCGGCCCCTCGCCCGCGCCCCCCGCCTCGCCCGCGCCCCTCCCCTCCCCCGGCGCGCCGGGCATCGGCGACCCGCTCCTGCCGCTCGACGGCAACGGCGGCTACACGGTCCGGCGCTACACCCTCGACTTCGACTGGGCGGCCCCCAGAACACCGTTCGGCGCGAGCACCACCGTCGACGCCACCGCCACGCAGGCCCTCTCCCGCTTCGACCTCGATTTCGCGGGCAACACCCTGCGCCGGGTCACCGTCGACGGCGCGCCGGCGCGCGCCGTGCGCGACGGCGACGAGCTCGTCATCACACCCGCGCGGCCCATCGCCCCGGGCGGCACCTTCACCGTGCGGGTCGACTACACCGCCGATCCGACACGGCAACGGCACCGGAGCGACGCCATCGCGGACTACGGCTGGGTGCCGACGCCCGACGGCACCGTGCTCTACCCGCAGCCCGACGGCGCCAAGATGATCTTCCCGGTGGACGACCACCCGAGCCTGCGGGCGCCGGTCACCTTCCACATCACCACCCCACCGGATCTCGGCGCGGTGGCCAACGGCAGGCTCGTCGAGCGCGTCCGGCGGCCCGACGGACGGATCCGCTGGACGTACGACTCCGAGCACCCGGTCGCGGCCCAGCTGGTCCAGGTGGCGATCGGGAAGTTCACGTTCGTCGAGAGCACCGGCCCGCACGGACTGCCCGTTCGGGACGTGGTCCCGGACGGCCTGGTCACCGGCACCAAGGCGTACCGCTCACTCACCTCCGAGCACCTCACCTGGCTGGAACGGCGGCTCGGCCCGTACCCCTTCCGCCGCTACGGCGTCCTGGTCGGGGACACCGACCTGCCGGTGGCGCTGGAGACGCAGTCCCTGTCCGTGGTACCGAGGGCCGACCTGCTGGGCGACCGGGTCGACGCCGAGCGCAACCTCGTGCACGAGCTGGCCCATCAGTGGACCGGCGACAGCGTCGCCATCCGGCGGTGGTCCGACCTGTGGCTGAGCGAGGGTCACGCCCGCTTCTACGAACGCCTGTACTCCGGCGATCACGGCGGCGACAGTTTCGAGAGCGCGATGCGGACGGCGTACGAACGGCACGACCAGTGGCGTCATGACGACGGGGCGCCCGCCGAACCCGACGGCGACGCACATCTGTTCAAGCAGATGCGGTACGACGGTTCGGCACTGGTGCTCTACGCCCTGCGGGAGAAGGTGGGCGAGGAGGCCTTCGGCAGGATCGAGCGGGCCTGGGTGACGACGTATCAGGGCCGGGTCGCCGGCACCCACGACTTCGTCGCGCTCGCGTCCGGGATCGCCGGCCGGGACCTGAGCGCCTTTCTGACCCCGTGGCTGTACGGGACGCACACCCCGCCCATGCCGGGGCACCCCGACTGGCACCCGGACCCGGTCCAGGGCTGA
- a CDS encoding SpoIIE family protein phosphatase, whose amino-acid sequence MANRFAGFGRFSLRPLVSKSPRSVAGQVLVLQVALVVLLVAFGVLGLALQSKRDTDAEAKRRSLAVAETFAHSPGIVAALESPEPSKILQPLTEAGRKAAGVDFIVVLNTKGIRYTHPLPGLIGKRFVGTIAPSLAGKIYTESVNGPLGREVQATVPVKNDADKVVGLVSAGMKVKNVTNQVARQLPIILGAGAGALVVATGGTALVARRLRRQTHSLAPAEMTRMYDHHDTVLHSVREGVLIIGGDGRLLLANDEARRLLALPADAEGKFVSELSSLDEETVALLASGREATDEVHFAGERLLAVNQRPTDRGGGPKGTVVTLRDSTELQAVTGRAETARERLKLLYDAGVRIGTTLDVLRTADELARVAVPRFADFVTVDLADAVLRGEEPALTATGMRRTAVWGIRKDHPLYEKGRLIDFVPSTPQARGYGTGHSELVTDLSTAKGWHAQDPARTRRIMDYGIHSLIAAPIQARGVVLGMANFWRCEQHEPFDEEELSLAEELVARAAVSIDNARRYTREHALAVTLQRSLLPRALPELSALEVGYRYLPAQSGVSGDWFDVIPLPGSRVALAVGDVVGHGLHAAATMGRLRTAVHNFSTLDLPPDELLSHVDDLVGLIDQDEAGTDSAVGVVGATCLYAIYDPVTRRCVMASAGHLAPALVHPDGTVTFPNLPAGPPLGLGGMPFLTTELELAEGTQLVLYTDGLIEDRRRDLDVGMDLLAAALAGHPDRTPEESCGAVLEELLPGRPKDDVALLIARTRGLPRDRIADWDVPLDPAAVAGMRDALSQKLAEWGLSELGFGMELVLSELITNAIRYGSEPIHVRLIRDRTLICEVADGSSTSPHLRYAATMDEGGRGLFLVSQVTERWGTRYTPQGKVIWAEQALPASVGEPGQEPLEQEDPI is encoded by the coding sequence ATGGCGAATCGTTTCGCCGGATTTGGACGGTTTTCACTCAGGCCACTGGTCAGCAAGAGCCCGCGAAGCGTAGCCGGGCAGGTGTTGGTCCTCCAGGTGGCACTGGTCGTGCTGCTCGTCGCCTTCGGCGTGCTCGGACTCGCCCTGCAGTCGAAGCGCGACACCGACGCCGAGGCCAAACGCCGTTCCCTCGCGGTCGCGGAGACCTTCGCGCACTCTCCCGGCATCGTGGCGGCGCTGGAGAGCCCCGAGCCGAGCAAGATCCTCCAGCCGCTCACCGAAGCCGGGCGCAAGGCCGCCGGTGTCGACTTCATCGTGGTCCTCAACACCAAGGGGATCCGCTACACCCACCCCCTGCCGGGCCTGATCGGGAAGCGGTTCGTGGGCACCATCGCGCCCTCCCTGGCGGGGAAGATCTACACGGAGAGTGTCAACGGCCCGCTCGGCCGCGAGGTGCAGGCCACCGTCCCGGTCAAGAACGACGCGGACAAGGTGGTGGGCCTCGTCTCCGCCGGGATGAAGGTCAAGAACGTGACCAACCAGGTGGCCCGGCAACTGCCGATCATCCTGGGCGCCGGGGCGGGGGCGCTCGTGGTGGCCACCGGCGGTACGGCGCTGGTGGCCAGGCGGCTGCGGCGGCAGACCCACAGCCTGGCCCCGGCGGAGATGACCCGCATGTACGACCACCACGACACGGTGCTGCACTCCGTGCGTGAAGGGGTGCTCATCATCGGCGGAGACGGACGGCTGCTGCTGGCGAACGACGAGGCCAGAAGGCTGCTGGCGCTGCCCGCGGACGCCGAGGGAAAGTTCGTCTCGGAGCTGTCGAGCCTCGACGAGGAGACGGTCGCACTGCTCGCCTCCGGACGCGAGGCCACCGACGAGGTGCACTTTGCGGGGGAGCGGCTGCTCGCGGTCAACCAGCGGCCCACGGATCGCGGCGGAGGCCCGAAGGGCACCGTGGTCACGCTCCGCGACTCGACCGAGTTGCAGGCGGTTACCGGCAGGGCGGAGACCGCACGGGAGCGGCTGAAGCTGCTGTACGACGCCGGAGTCCGCATCGGCACCACCCTGGACGTGCTGCGCACCGCCGACGAGCTGGCGAGGGTCGCGGTGCCCCGCTTCGCCGATTTCGTCACCGTGGACCTGGCCGACGCGGTGCTGCGCGGGGAGGAGCCCGCCCTCACGGCCACCGGCATGCGGCGCACGGCCGTGTGGGGGATCCGGAAGGACCACCCGCTCTACGAAAAGGGCCGGCTGATCGACTTCGTGCCCTCCACGCCCCAGGCGCGCGGCTACGGGACCGGCCACTCCGAGCTGGTGACCGATCTGTCCACCGCCAAGGGCTGGCACGCGCAGGACCCGGCGCGCACCAGGCGGATCATGGACTACGGCATCCACTCGCTCATCGCCGCCCCGATCCAGGCCCGCGGTGTCGTGCTGGGCATGGCCAACTTCTGGCGGTGCGAGCAGCACGAGCCCTTCGACGAGGAGGAGCTGTCGCTCGCGGAGGAGCTGGTGGCCAGGGCCGCCGTCAGCATCGACAACGCCCGCCGCTACACCCGCGAACACGCGCTGGCGGTCACCCTCCAGCGCAGCCTGCTGCCGCGGGCCCTGCCCGAACTGAGCGCGCTGGAAGTCGGCTACCGCTACCTCCCCGCCCAGTCGGGTGTCAGCGGGGACTGGTTCGACGTGATTCCGCTGCCGGGGAGCCGGGTGGCGCTGGCCGTCGGCGACGTCGTCGGTCACGGCCTGCACGCGGCCGCCACGATGGGGCGGCTGCGGACCGCGGTGCACAACTTCTCCACCCTCGATCTGCCGCCCGACGAGCTGCTGAGTCACGTGGACGACCTGGTCGGTCTCATCGATCAGGACGAGGCGGGTACGGACAGTGCCGTGGGCGTCGTGGGCGCGACCTGTCTCTACGCGATCTACGACCCCGTGACACGTCGCTGTGTCATGGCGAGCGCGGGGCACCTGGCACCCGCGCTCGTCCACCCCGACGGAACCGTGACCTTCCCGAACCTGCCGGCGGGTCCCCCTCTCGGCCTCGGCGGCATGCCGTTCCTGACCACCGAGCTGGAGCTCGCGGAGGGGACCCAGCTCGTCCTGTACACCGACGGTCTCATCGAGGACCGCAGGCGCGATCTGGACGTGGGGATGGATCTGCTCGCCGCCGCCCTCGCGGGTCATCCGGACCGGACACCCGAGGAGAGCTGCGGGGCTGTGCTGGAGGAGCTGCTGCCCGGGCGTCCCAAGGACGACGTGGCCCTGCTCATCGCCCGCACCCGGGGTCTGCCGCGCGACCGGATCGCCGACTGGGACGTGCCGCTCGACCCGGCGGCCGTCGCGGGGATGCGCGACGCCCTGTCGCAGAAGCTCGCCGAGTGGGGCCTGTCCGAGCTCGGCTTCGGCATGGAGCTGGTCCTGAGCGAGCTCATCACCAACGCCATCCGTTACGGCTCCGAGCCGATCCACGTCCGGCTGATCCGCGACCGTACGCTGATCTGCGAGGTGGCCGACGGGAGCAGCACCTCGCCGCATCTGCGGTATGCGGCGACGATGGACGAGGGCGGCCGGGGTCTGTTCCTGGTGTCGCAGGTGACCGAGCGCTGGGGCACCCGGTACACCCCCCAGGGGAAGGTGATCTGGGCCGAACAGGCGCTGCCGGCAAGCGTCGGGGAGCCCGGCCAGGAGCCCCTGGAGCAGGAGGACCCGATCTAG